One part of the Magallana gigas chromosome 5, xbMagGiga1.1, whole genome shotgun sequence genome encodes these proteins:
- the LOC105342456 gene encoding protein adenylyltransferase SelO, mitochondrial yields the protein MIKIFRTRIRHHVNTSRISLLSIGTVFLRKLHLHGIMSSGSLESLNFDNLVLRSLPIDSEEENYIRQVSGACFSKVKPTPVSNPQLVAASLPALSLIDIDPKQVERADFAEFFSGNKLLPGSETTAHCYCGHQFGYFSGQLGDGAAMYLGEIVNKSGTRWEIQLKGSGLTPFSRSADGRKVLRSTIREFLCSEAIHHLGIPTTRAGSCVTSDSRVVRDIFYDGHPIQERCSIVLRIAPTFLRFGSFEIFKATDSETGRTGPSVGRNDILKQMLDYTVQTFYPEIWQAHSADKETAYVEFFKELTRRTARLVADWQSVGWCHGVLNTDNMSIVGVTIDYGPFGFMDKYDPDFICNASDDGGRYTYIKQPQICKWNIKKFAEAIQGVVPLAKTVPETKIFDEEYSDYYTKKMRKKFGLINTIEEQDGDLVGSFLDTLHKTGADFTNCFRCLSRLPLPGSPDFEERLQEVTEYLLSQCSTVEELKKEYRPRMNPRQFQMIMMLMESNPQLAPALGRGFAAFSQEIERLEKSKELENVTDEDKKKENQAMWTAWLNTYVERLKKEADKVTDLTAANQRRKEVMNMTNPRFILRNYIAQNAIDAAEKGDFSEVRRVLEILQTPYSEDLDLGSLSQATAETSPPAATEDTSNSVESRTFVEQCYDGKPPSWSTDLRVT from the exons atgataaaaatatttaggacACGTATTCGCCATCATGTAAACACCAGCAGGATTTCTTTATTGTCCATAGGAACCGTTTTCTTACGAAAACTACATCTTCACGGAATAATGTCTTCGGGATCTTTAGAGTCCCTGAATTTTGACAATTTGGTTCTTCGTTCCCTTCCCATTGACTCGGAGGAAGAAAATTATATTCGTCAAGTTTCAGGAGCATGCTTCTCCAAAGTAAAACCTACCCCTGTGTCTAATCCTCAGCTGGTTGCTGCCTCTCTGCCTGCCCTGTCACTCATTGACATTGACCCTAAACAGGTGGAGAGGGCAGATTTCGCGGAATTTTTCAGCGGCAACAAACTCCTGCCTGGGAGTGAGACAACAGCTCATTGCTACTGTGGCCACCAGTTTGGATATTTCTCAGGACAGCTAGGAGATGGTGCTGCCAT GTATCTTGGTGAAATTGTAAATAAGTCTGGAACACGATGGGAAATTCAGTTGAAGGGTTCTGGACTGACTCCTTTTTCGCGGTCAGCTGATGGTCGAAAAGTTCTCAGGAGTACCATTAGAGAATTCTTATGCAGTGAA GCCATTCATCACCTGGGAATCCCAACAACGAGAGCAGGAAGCTGTGTCACATCGGACAGTCGAGTGGTCAGGGACATCTTCTATGATGGGCACCCAATACAAGAGAGGTGTTCCATAGTTCTCAGGATAGCTCCCACATTCCTCag ATTTGGGTCATTTGAGATTTTCAAAGCCACAGATTCCGAGACTGGGAGGACAGGGCCAAGTGTAGGGAGAAATGATATCCTAAAGCAGATGCTGGACTACACTGTACAGACATTTTATCCAGAG ATTTGGCAAGCTCACAGTGCAGACAAGGAGACAGCCTATGTGGAATTCTTCAAAGAACTCACCAGAAGGACAGCACGACTAGTCGCAGACTGGCAGAGTGTGGGGTGGTGTCACGG AGTCCTGAACACAGACAACATGAGTATTGTAGGAGTGACCATTGACTATGGACCGTTTGGATTTATGGACAAATACGATCCAGATTTTATATGCAATGCATCAG ATGATGGTGGGCGGTACACCTACATAAAACAGCCCCAGATCTGTAAGTGGAACATCAAGAAGTTTGCAGAGGCCATTCAAGGGGTAGTCCCTCTGGCAAAAACTGTCCCAGAGACCAAGATTTTTGATGAAGAATACAGTGATTACTACACGAAGAAAATGAGGAAAAAG TTTGGTTTGATCAACACAATAGAAGAACAAGATgg TGACTTGGTGGGATCATTTCTGGATACTTTGCATAAGACGGGTGCAGATTTCACCAACTGCTTCCGTTGTCTGAGTCGCCTCCCTTTGCCTGGATCTCCAGACTTTGAAGAGCGCCTTCAGGAAGTGACAGAGTACCTTCTATCCCAGTGTTCCACTGTGGAGGAACTGAAAAAGGAGTACAGGCCCCGCATGAACCCAAG GCAGTTTCAGATGATCATGATGCTGATGGAATCTAACCCGCAACTAGCCCCTGCTTTGGGAAGAGGGTTTGCTGCATTTTCACAGGAAATTGAACGTCTAGAAAAATCAAAGGAGCTTgag AATGTTACAGATGAGgacaaaaagaaagaaaaccagGCAATGTGGACAGCGTGGTTAAACACTTATGTGGAGAGATTGAAGAAGGAGGCGGACAAAGTGACTGACCTAACGGCAGCCAATCAGAGGAGGAAAGAGGTCATGAACATGACCAACCCCAG ATTCATCTTAAGAAACTACATCGCACAGAATGCTATTGATGCAGCAGAGAAGGGTGACTTCTCGGAGGTCCGCCGAGTGTTAGAGATCCTACAGACCCCGTACAGCGAGGACCTGGACTTAGGCAGTCTATCACAGGCTACTGCTG AAACTAGCCCGCCTGCTGCGACAGAAGACACTTCAAATTCTGTTGAATCAAGAACATTTGTAGAACAGTGTTACGACGGGAAACCGCCATCTTGGTCAACAGATCTGAGGGTCACGTGA
- the LOC105342457 gene encoding arrestin domain-containing protein 17 isoform X2 codes for MVSLKGQIEGYDKARVGIIFDHDELRSGMTVKGHVQINLQAPLQVHYVKIRFHGLAQTHTAVHSTDYSHGLGYNNDDGDKEVYLNKQITLYEADPDNDEMLEAGNHTYPFELDFPENMPSSFSEHNGMGHVIYHCHVEIGRRYAYSPDIAKTKWFDVHRPLSLKTIPDSLVPLDFRKECPARSCCCNKGSVEVHLKLTKSGFIPGERIAYDVRLKNNTSSVLKDMTITLRRVVAYTGHYKGFKRTLSESKVFTIAERVLRLGVNEEETYDGSSVGQVPALPPTGLPGCKIIDINYYVKVAIKFGLCGSVDVDECKVWIGTEE; via the exons ATGGTTTctctaaaag GTCAGATAGAAGGTTATGACAAGGCCCGGGTTGGAATCATATTCGACCATGATGAGTTGAGATCGGGAATGACAGTCAAAGGCCATGTGCAAATCAATTTACAAGCTCCACTGCAAGTACATT ACGTAAAGATCCGGTTTCATGGACTCGCACAGACGCACACCGCCGTCCATTCCACGGACTACAGCCATGGCCTGGGTTATAACAATGATGATGGCGATAAAGAAGTCTACCTCAACAAACAGATTACTCTGTACGAAG CGGACCCGGACAATGACGAAATGCTTGAGGCGGGAAACCACACGTATCCCTTTGAATTGGACTTTCCTGAGAACATGCCGTCCTCATTTTCGGAACACAACGGGATGGGCCACGTGATCTACCACTGTCATGTGGAGATAGGGCGTCGATACGCATACAGTCCTGACATAGCCAAAACCAAGTGGTTTGATGTCCATAGACCGCTCAGTTTAAAGACGATTCCAGACTCTTTG GTACCGCTGGATTTCCGGAAAGAATGTCCTGCGCGATCCTGCTGTTGTAATAAGGGGTCCGTGGAAGTGCATCTGAAGCTGACCAAGTCCGGATTTATCCCGGGGGAGAGGATCGCGTATGATGTGAGGCTGAAGAACAACACCTCATCTGTACTCAAGGACATGACAATCACACTGCGGCGG GTGGTGGCGTACACTGGCCATTACAAAGGATTCAAGAGGACGCTGTCAGAGAGTAAGGTCTTCACCATAGCCGAGAGGGTGTTACGGCTGGGTGTTAATGAAGAAGAGACGTACGACGGCTCCTCTGTGGGGCAGGTGCCCGCTCTCCCACCTACCGGCCTACCCGGGTGTAAAATCATCGACATTAATTACTATGTGAAG GTTGCAATAAAGTTCGGCCTGTGTGGATCAGTGGACGTTGACGAGTGTAAAGTATGGATTGGAACCGAAGAGTGA
- the LOC105342457 gene encoding arrestin domain-containing protein 17 isoform X1, which yields MINIRGQIEGYDKARVGIIFDHDELRSGMTVKGHVQINLQAPLQVHYVKIRFHGLAQTHTAVHSTDYSHGLGYNNDDGDKEVYLNKQITLYEADPDNDEMLEAGNHTYPFELDFPENMPSSFSEHNGMGHVIYHCHVEIGRRYAYSPDIAKTKWFDVHRPLSLKTIPDSLVPLDFRKECPARSCCCNKGSVEVHLKLTKSGFIPGERIAYDVRLKNNTSSVLKDMTITLRRVVAYTGHYKGFKRTLSESKVFTIAERVLRLGVNEEETYDGSSVGQVPALPPTGLPGCKIIDINYYVKVAIKFGLCGSVDVDECKVWIGTEE from the exons atgataaacatcAGAG GTCAGATAGAAGGTTATGACAAGGCCCGGGTTGGAATCATATTCGACCATGATGAGTTGAGATCGGGAATGACAGTCAAAGGCCATGTGCAAATCAATTTACAAGCTCCACTGCAAGTACATT ACGTAAAGATCCGGTTTCATGGACTCGCACAGACGCACACCGCCGTCCATTCCACGGACTACAGCCATGGCCTGGGTTATAACAATGATGATGGCGATAAAGAAGTCTACCTCAACAAACAGATTACTCTGTACGAAG CGGACCCGGACAATGACGAAATGCTTGAGGCGGGAAACCACACGTATCCCTTTGAATTGGACTTTCCTGAGAACATGCCGTCCTCATTTTCGGAACACAACGGGATGGGCCACGTGATCTACCACTGTCATGTGGAGATAGGGCGTCGATACGCATACAGTCCTGACATAGCCAAAACCAAGTGGTTTGATGTCCATAGACCGCTCAGTTTAAAGACGATTCCAGACTCTTTG GTACCGCTGGATTTCCGGAAAGAATGTCCTGCGCGATCCTGCTGTTGTAATAAGGGGTCCGTGGAAGTGCATCTGAAGCTGACCAAGTCCGGATTTATCCCGGGGGAGAGGATCGCGTATGATGTGAGGCTGAAGAACAACACCTCATCTGTACTCAAGGACATGACAATCACACTGCGGCGG GTGGTGGCGTACACTGGCCATTACAAAGGATTCAAGAGGACGCTGTCAGAGAGTAAGGTCTTCACCATAGCCGAGAGGGTGTTACGGCTGGGTGTTAATGAAGAAGAGACGTACGACGGCTCCTCTGTGGGGCAGGTGCCCGCTCTCCCACCTACCGGCCTACCCGGGTGTAAAATCATCGACATTAATTACTATGTGAAG GTTGCAATAAAGTTCGGCCTGTGTGGATCAGTGGACGTTGACGAGTGTAAAGTATGGATTGGAACCGAAGAGTGA
- the LOC105342457 gene encoding arrestin domain-containing protein 5 isoform X3 — protein sequence MDSHRRTPPSIPRTTAMAWVITMMMAIKKSTSTNRLLSDPDNDEMLEAGNHTYPFELDFPENMPSSFSEHNGMGHVIYHCHVEIGRRYAYSPDIAKTKWFDVHRPLSLKTIPDSLVPLDFRKECPARSCCCNKGSVEVHLKLTKSGFIPGERIAYDVRLKNNTSSVLKDMTITLRRVVAYTGHYKGFKRTLSESKVFTIAERVLRLGVNEEETYDGSSVGQVPALPPTGLPGCKIIDINYYVKVAIKFGLCGSVDVDECKVWIGTEE from the exons ATGGACTCGCACAGACGCACACCGCCGTCCATTCCACGGACTACAGCCATGGCCTGGGTTATAACAATGATGATGGCGATAAAGAAGTCTACCTCAACAAACAGATTACTCT CGGACCCGGACAATGACGAAATGCTTGAGGCGGGAAACCACACGTATCCCTTTGAATTGGACTTTCCTGAGAACATGCCGTCCTCATTTTCGGAACACAACGGGATGGGCCACGTGATCTACCACTGTCATGTGGAGATAGGGCGTCGATACGCATACAGTCCTGACATAGCCAAAACCAAGTGGTTTGATGTCCATAGACCGCTCAGTTTAAAGACGATTCCAGACTCTTTG GTACCGCTGGATTTCCGGAAAGAATGTCCTGCGCGATCCTGCTGTTGTAATAAGGGGTCCGTGGAAGTGCATCTGAAGCTGACCAAGTCCGGATTTATCCCGGGGGAGAGGATCGCGTATGATGTGAGGCTGAAGAACAACACCTCATCTGTACTCAAGGACATGACAATCACACTGCGGCGG GTGGTGGCGTACACTGGCCATTACAAAGGATTCAAGAGGACGCTGTCAGAGAGTAAGGTCTTCACCATAGCCGAGAGGGTGTTACGGCTGGGTGTTAATGAAGAAGAGACGTACGACGGCTCCTCTGTGGGGCAGGTGCCCGCTCTCCCACCTACCGGCCTACCCGGGTGTAAAATCATCGACATTAATTACTATGTGAAG GTTGCAATAAAGTTCGGCCTGTGTGGATCAGTGGACGTTGACGAGTGTAAAGTATGGATTGGAACCGAAGAGTGA